The Candidatus Margulisiibacteriota bacterium genome window below encodes:
- a CDS encoding histidine kinase: MDTSEEYKEAQARVRQLREFYSHMATYIVVNLGLFLINIITAPHDIWFYWVVIGWGIGLISHAFRVFGISGIFGPEWEEKKIKELMEKDKQKK, encoded by the coding sequence ATGGACACAAGTGAAGAATACAAAGAGGCACAAGCACGGGTGCGGCAACTACGCGAATTTTATAGTCATATGGCAACCTATATCGTGGTTAACCTTGGGTTATTTCTCATCAATATTATTACCGCGCCTCATGACATATGGTTTTATTGGGTCGTGATTGGCTGGGGAATCGGGCTTATATCTCATGCATTCAGAGTATTCGGCATAAGCGGAATATTCGGACCAGAGTGGGAAGAAAAAAAGATCAAAGAACTTATGGAAAAAGACAAGCAGAAAAAATAA
- a CDS encoding Hsp20/alpha crystallin family protein — protein sequence MLTLWTPRQLSTFERLFDDFFKTSDLSQYHEKTYSPNINVRETKDKVIIEAELAGLEKEAVKVKFENGALKISGERKFGKKAQDEKYYAVEISSGSFERIIPIDENFIKADTIKANFKNGILTVELDKAEEKKAKEIEVQIS from the coding sequence ATGTTAACATTATGGACACCAAGACAATTATCAACTTTTGAAAGATTATTCGATGATTTTTTTAAAACCAGCGACCTAAGTCAATACCATGAAAAAACCTATTCGCCCAATATAAATGTGCGAGAAACAAAAGACAAAGTGATAATAGAAGCGGAACTGGCAGGACTAGAAAAAGAAGCGGTAAAAGTAAAATTCGAAAACGGCGCATTAAAGATAAGTGGAGAAAGAAAATTCGGGAAAAAGGCACAGGATGAAAAGTACTATGCAGTAGAAATAAGCTCCGGATCATTTGAAAGGATAATTCCTATCGATGAGAATTTTATCAAAGCTGATACTATAAAAGCTAATTTCAAGAACGGCATACTTACTGTTGAACTCGATAAAGCCGAAGAAAAAAAAGCAAAAGAAATTGAAGTTCAAATCTCATAA
- a CDS encoding undecaprenyl-diphosphatase, with protein MVEVILLLKAAFLGIVEGITEFLPISSTGHMILVDHYVKLSNNHSFTTAFEVIIQLGAILSVVVYFWNKLWPFSGTRTERTETWQIWFKVLVAVLPAIVIGLKFDDLIEEKLFNATTVSIALIFYGIILILIEIYNKKKNSFAITNVRNIGYDKAFMIGIFQCLAMVPGTSRSASTIIGGILLGLNRAVAAEFSFFLAIPTMMGATLLKIIKEGFSFSVIEWISIACGFVVSFVVAFAVIKLFMEYIKTKDFKIFGYYRIGLGIVILWLLFFNH; from the coding sequence ATGGTAGAAGTTATCTTATTATTGAAAGCGGCATTTTTGGGAATCGTTGAAGGAATAACGGAATTCCTGCCTATCAGCAGTACGGGACATATGATTCTCGTCGATCACTATGTCAAACTTTCGAACAATCATAGTTTCACAACAGCTTTCGAAGTGATTATTCAATTAGGGGCAATTTTATCAGTAGTCGTCTATTTCTGGAACAAGCTCTGGCCGTTCAGCGGAACTCGTACAGAGAGAACAGAAACCTGGCAAATATGGTTTAAGGTGTTAGTCGCGGTATTGCCTGCCATAGTAATAGGGTTAAAATTCGATGATTTGATTGAAGAAAAGCTGTTTAATGCTACAACAGTATCGATAGCATTAATTTTTTATGGCATTATATTAATACTTATCGAAATATATAATAAAAAGAAAAACTCATTTGCGATTACTAATGTTCGAAATATCGGTTACGACAAAGCCTTTATGATCGGGATATTTCAATGTCTCGCAATGGTTCCCGGGACATCACGTTCGGCATCAACGATTATTGGCGGGATATTATTAGGACTTAATCGTGCTGTTGCCGCTGAATTTTCATTCTTCCTGGCAATCCCGACAATGATGGGTGCCACACTGCTAAAAATAATCAAAGAAGGCTTTTCTTTTAGTGTTATTGAGTGGATTTCTATAGCCTGCGGATTCGTTGTTTCTTTTGTCGTGGCTTTTGCAGTGATCAAGTTATTCATGGAATATATTAAAACTAAGGACTTCAAAATTTTTGGATACTATCGAATAGGTCTGGGAATTGTAATCCTGTGGCTACTTTTTTTCAATCATTAA
- a CDS encoding TetR/AcrR family transcriptional regulator, whose product MDNKTKILKVALNLFSMHGYEAVGVQEIAVSSGITKPTLYHYYGNKEGLLKAILTEHFDKLCDSVRNAAYYNGDLPFTLEKSTLAFFHFAKENPIFYRLQLTLWFAPPNSESFMIVASFHKELHVIIEKMFMQAAHNHGNMKGRQQSYAFTYLGMVNSYIMLGLNGYTELDEQLVYTALRQFQYGIYS is encoded by the coding sequence ATGGATAATAAGACAAAAATACTAAAAGTTGCACTTAACTTGTTTTCAATGCATGGTTACGAGGCGGTAGGGGTACAGGAAATTGCGGTATCTTCAGGGATCACTAAGCCTACTCTTTATCATTACTATGGGAATAAAGAAGGGCTTTTGAAAGCAATTCTAACCGAGCATTTCGACAAATTATGTGATAGTGTTCGGAACGCGGCTTATTACAACGGGGATTTGCCTTTTACCTTGGAAAAATCGACGTTGGCTTTTTTTCATTTCGCCAAAGAAAATCCTATTTTTTATCGATTGCAACTTACCTTATGGTTCGCTCCACCTAACAGCGAGTCATTTATGATTGTAGCAAGTTTCCATAAAGAACTACATGTAATTATCGAGAAGATGTTTATGCAGGCAGCGCATAATCATGGCAATATGAAGGGTCGGCAGCAATCCTATGCCTTCACGTATTTGGGTATGGTAAACAGTTATATTATGCTTGGATTAAACGGGTACACAGAGCTTGATGAGCAACTCGTTTATACTGCCCTTCGCCAGTTCCAGTACGGAATATACTCATAA
- a CDS encoding DUF2795 domain-containing protein yields MVSTAMVEKALAGIDYPADKSKMLQFAKERNASSEVLDVLNRMQDRQYTSAADLARGVGEVE; encoded by the coding sequence ATGGTAAGTACCGCAATGGTTGAAAAGGCATTAGCTGGAATAGATTATCCAGCTGATAAAAGCAAAATGCTTCAGTTTGCAAAAGAACGTAACGCATCAAGTGAAGTCCTCGATGTTTTAAATAGAATGCAAGACCGTCAATATACAAGTGCTGCAGACTTGGCACGTGGTGTGGGCGAAGTAGAATAA